The nucleotide window GACCCTGCGCAGCATCCTCGGGATGCTGCCGCCCGGCGCCACTGTCGTCGACGGGGAGATCCGCTTCCAGGGACGCAACATCCTCTCCTCCGGACCGGGCGGGAGGTTCGACCAGCGCATCCGCGGCACCGGCATCTCCATGGTGTTCCAGGAACCGGCCATCGCCCTCAACCCGGTGCTGAAGGTGGGGCGGCAGATCACCGATGCCATCGCCGAACGCAGAGGACTGTCGAAGAAGCAGGCGCACGACCTCGCCGTCGAACTCTTGGACCGAGTCGGCATCGCCGACCCCGACCGGCGAGCCTCGAACTACCCGTTCCAGCTCTCCGGAGGCATGCGCCAGCGCGTGATGATCGCGGCTGCGCTGGCTCAGGAACCACAGGTCCTGCTCTGTGACGAACCGACGACCGCGCTCGACGTGACGATTCAGGCCCAGGTGCTCGACCTCTTCCGCAGCATGCAGCAGGACGAGGGGCTCGGCCTGCTCTACGTCACCCATGATCTCGCGGTCGTCGCTCAACTGTGCTCGAGCATCAGCGTGATGAAGGACGGACGGATCATCGAACGCGGTGAGCTGCAGAAGATCTTCGACGATCCGCAGGAGGAGTACACGCGCCGCCTGCTCGCCGCGACCCCGCGCATCGATGACACCGTCGCCGAGGAGACCCGATGACCGAGACCGAGACTCAGGCTTCGCCCGCACCAGCACTCGGACTGCACGCCGAGAACGTCACCGTCACCTTCGGCCATGGCGACCGGGCCTTCACTGCCGTCGACTCCGCCGATCTGCACGTGCGACCCGGCGAGATCGTCGGGCTGGTCGGCGAGTCGGGATCGGGAAAGTCGACGCTGTCACGCGTCATCTGCGGACTCCAGCGCGACTACGACGGAAAGGTGAGCATCGACGGCCGGGAGTTCGCGCAGAAGCGCACGAGCGCCCAATGGCGTGTCGTACAGATGGTCTTCCAGGATCCTTTCGCCTCCCTCGATCCCCGTTATACGGTTCGGGCGACCCTCGTCGAGGTGATCCGCCATCACCGTCTCGCCTCTGGGGCCGCACTGCGGGACCGGTGCCGGCAGCTCATGGAGATGGTGCGTCTGCCCGAGGAATTCCTCGACCGCACACCGACCGCCATGTCGGGCGGGCAGAGGCAGCGGGTGGCGATTGCCCGAGCACTGGCCGTCGAACCCAACGTCATCGTCGCCGACGAGGCGGTCTCCGCGCTCGATGTCAGCGTTCAGGCGGAGATCGTCGCACTCTTCGCCCGACTGCGCGAGGAGCTCGATCTGTCGATCCTCTTCATCTCCCATGATCTGGCCGTCGTCAAGAAGCTGTGCGAGAGGATCTACGTCATCCACCACGGCCGCCTCGTCGAGGAGAACACCACCGAGGCGATCTTCGCCTCCCCGCGCGACGACTACACGAAGACTCTGCTGGAGGCGATCCCCAGCTTCGACAGCGCCTACCTCGATCGGATTCGAGGAGGAGAACGATGATGCGCACACGCTTCGGCGCAATGACTGCCGCGCTCTGCGCCTGCCTACTCGTCCTCGCCGGGTGCGGCTCGGGCGGTGAGAAGACTGTACGGCCCGGAGGCGATCTCGTCTTCGCTCGCGCCGCCGATGCCACCACTCTCCTGCCCCCGACGACGACCCAGAACGAAGACATCTGGACGCTGCAGCAGGTGTATGAGACTCTCACGCTCAACAAACCCGATGGGACCGGAGTCGAACCGGGTCTGGCCACGGACTGGGAGGAGTCGGAGGACAAGCTGTCGTGGACGTTCCATCTGCGCGAAGGGGTCAAGTTCCACAGCGGCAAGGAGCTCGACGCCGACGACGTCGTCTTTTCGCTCAACTATGCCCGCGATCAAGAGGATGAGAACAACCTCTGGGCGGCCGAATTCGACCCGATCAAAGACGTGAAGAAAGTTGATGACAGCACTGTGCGCATCGACCTGTCACAACCGTGGGGTCCATTGCCGAGCTATATGGCGCTGTTCGCCGCGTCGATCTATCCCGACGACTTCGGAGGCCACGATGCCGAGTACATGGCCGCGCATGCCGACGGCACGGGACCGTTCAAGGTCGATAAGTGGAACAAGGGGCAGAGCCTCAAACTCGTGAAGAACCCGGACTATTGGGAGAAGGGCGTCCCCTCGCTGGATTCCGTGACGTTCAATGTCGTCAGCGAGGACAACACGCGCCGCCTGCAGCTGCTCGGTGGGCAGGCCGACATCAATCAGGAACCGGCACCGTTGAGTATGAGTCAGCTCTCCCGCTCCCAGGACATCAACGCCCAGGCGTTCACTTCGACGAAGATCCTCTACTTCAACCTCAACAACAAGGAGAAGGGCCTCGACGACCCCAAGCTGCGGCGCGCGATGTCCTACGCCATCGACCGGGAGTCCATCGTCGAGGTGGTCTACGCCGGATACGCCGAACCCGCCACTTCATTCATCTCCCCCGGTCTCTCCGGACACTCGGACGACGTCGACAGCAGCCAGTTCGATATGGAGAAGGCCAAGCAGCTGGTCAAGGAGTCCGATCACCCCGACGGCATCGACATCACGATCCAGATTCCGTCGGGAGTGCCCGATCGTGAGCTTCTCGCCCAGATCGCTCAGCAGGCCTGGCAGGACATCGGCCTGCGCGTTCGCGTCCAGAAGCTCGACGACGCGACGCTGACGACGAATCGGACGAACGGTGACTTCCAAGTCCAGGTCAGCTATGCGACCTCGGACGTCTCCGACACTTCGCAGATGATCAACTTCCTCGCCATCACCGACGACTCCGGAATCCGATCAGGGTACGCGAATCCCCAGGTGGAGAAGTGGGCGGAGGAAGCCGTGGCAGAGGAGGATCCGGACAAGCAGAACGAACTGTATGCCGAGATCCAACAGAAGGTCGCCGACGAAGCCCCGATCGTCCCGATTGCCTACCAGAAGGCGCTGTACGGGATGAGCAGAGACGTCGTGGACTTCCAGCCCTACGTCCTCGGCACCTACGGGCTGAAGGAGACGAAGCTCAAGCACTGAGCCGCTGCTCAGCGTTCGACGACGAGGTCGGTCAGCGGGGTCGAGCAGCAGGGCAGGAACATTCCGGCGGCGATCTCCTTCGGTCGGATCCCTCCGGCGTGCTTCATCTCGACCTCACCGCTGACGAGGACGGACTTGCAGGTTCCGCAGGCACCTTCCGAGCAGGACGAGGGCATCGACAGACCCGCATCCAGAGCAGAGTCGAGGACTGTCGTGGACTCATCGCAGTCGACCACGCGCCCGGAGACCGTGAACTCGACCGAATGGCACACACCCGTGACTCCGGCGACGCCTCCCGCGGCCTCGGCCCTCGCCTCGGCCCTGGCCAACCGGTCGGCAGGTGAGGTCGCGAAGACGAATGATTCCTCATGCGTCCGAGCCTGCGGCACTCCCGCCTCGGCGAGCAGGGGACGCACCGCGTCCATATAGGGGCCCGGCCCGCACACGAAGGTCTCGCGGTCGGCCGCGTCGGGGACCGCCTCGGCGAGGGTGTCCGCATCGATCCGCCCGCGCCGACCCGCCCACGTCTCCGACTCCCCGTCGCGGGAGCAGAGGATGGTGACGCTGACCCCGGCGACTTCGGCGAGCTGTTCGAGCTCGGCGCGGAAGATGATGTCGACCGGCGTCGAGGCGCTGTGGACGAAGGCGATGTCGGTGCCGTACCCGCCCTGCCGGGCCAGCAGGCTGCGCACCATCGCCATGATCGGGGTGATTCCGGAGCCGGCGGAGAGGAAGAGGTGACGTTCGGCCTGGTGGAAGTTGGTGCTGAAGAGCCCGTAGGGCCCGTCGACGTGGAGATGATCGCCGACCTGCACGAAGTCGTGCAGGTGGGTCGACACCGCTCCCCCGGCCACGCGCTTGACCGTGATGGTGAAGATGTTCGTGCCGAAGGGCGCCGAGGAGATCGAGTAGCAGCGCTCGAGTCCGAGCTCGGGGATGCGCATCGTCACGTACTGGCCAGGAGCGAAGTCGACGACGGACATCCATCCGGCTCGCAGCTCGAAGGTCTTCACGTCGCGGGTGACCTGGGTGATGCCGGTGACCTCGACGGGGCCGGTGAGCAGTTCCGGGTCGAGCGGCGTCTCCGCCACAACGGCCAGTTGGCCCGTCTGAGCAGGCGGTTCGACCGGGGTGATCGCGGCCGGGTGAGCGGGTACGGGGCCAGAAGCTGCAGGAGCGATCGGGGCCGCCTGTGCAGGCCAGTCGGCCCACGTCCGCCCGGTCTTCGCGGGCACACGGAAGGTCGCCTTGCTCAGGGGCATCGCAGTGTCTGGGTTCCCGGCCGCTGATGCTGCCGCACCGGCACGCTGAGAAGTGAATGTCGAGTGACGATACCTCATGATGAACTCGCCTCCGTCCGTGTTTCATTCGCCCGAGCCCCGGCTGCCTGCGACCCGGTGGGTCGCACCCCGGTCGACCACGCGCGGCTCACCAGTGCGTCCCGATGGGCCTTGAGCCGCTCGATGTACCAGGTGACGAAGTCGTCGACCTGCGATTCGGTCGGTGCGTAGGGGCCGGGCTCATATGCCGGTGACGAGATCCCCAGGTGCCCGCGCTCGCAGAAGGTCGCGTCCTGTTCGTTCGTCTTGATCCACACCGTCGTGAGATTGTCGAGGTCGTAGTCGACGCCCTCTTCCGCATCGGCATGGACGAGCCAGGTCGTGCGCACGAGCGTCTTGTCCTCGGCGAGCGGCAGCAGGCTGAACGTCACCACGTGGTCGCCCATCGCGTGGAACCACATGTTCGGCTGCACGTGCAGCGAGGCCCGGCCGAGGACGAAGGTGTCCAAGTCGCCCAACAGCTTCGCCGAGGCGGCCGATCCGTCCATCGTGTACGACTCACCCTGCCCGTCGAGGGCTGCCCGTTCGATCCGAAATCCGGTGGGACGTCCGCTGAGTTCCTCGACGAGCGCGTAGGGCAGGCCGTTGCGGTCGCAATTGGCGTGCAGCTGCGCCTCGGCGTCGAGGAACCGCTGGTAGGCAGGCTGCAGTCGCTTGGGGATCTCTTCGGGCTCGTACCCGTAGGTGGGGAAGAACGTGCAGGTCAGCTCCGGGTGCCCGGCCTCGCAGTGATAGCACTCGCGGTTGTTCTCCATGACGAGCTTCCAGTTCGAGTCCTCGATGAGGTCGACCTGCGCGGCGACCTTCGTCCCGGCGATGTCGTGCCCCCTCAGATAGGGCTCGACGACCGCGGCCACCTCATCGATGTCGTCCGGCGGGTTCGGGCTGAGGCAGATGAAGATCAGCCCGCCGATGACGCGGACGTTGACCGAGCGCAGGGAGAAGCAGGTCCGGTCGAAGCCAGGGGCCTGGACTCCCGCGGAGATGAGTTCGCCGGCCGGGGTGTAGGTCCACTGGTGGTATCC belongs to Brevibacterium spongiae and includes:
- a CDS encoding ABC transporter ATP-binding protein; its protein translation is MTETETQASPAPALGLHAENVTVTFGHGDRAFTAVDSADLHVRPGEIVGLVGESGSGKSTLSRVICGLQRDYDGKVSIDGREFAQKRTSAQWRVVQMVFQDPFASLDPRYTVRATLVEVIRHHRLASGAALRDRCRQLMEMVRLPEEFLDRTPTAMSGGQRQRVAIARALAVEPNVIVADEAVSALDVSVQAEIVALFARLREELDLSILFISHDLAVVKKLCERIYVIHHGRLVEENTTEAIFASPRDDYTKTLLEAIPSFDSAYLDRIRGGER
- a CDS encoding aromatic ring-hydroxylating oxygenase subunit alpha, coding for MDELTLAPEQKRIDSSASSHGAAGSGGHGRTDIDRLIDERVPGYSLAAPFYISPEFFARDVEAIFASTWIFVASTAEVPEAGDYLTIDIGTYSVIVIRDDDDEIRAHHNVCRHRGTRLLNDLSGSVGNIVCGYHQWTYTPAGELISAGVQAPGFDRTCFSLRSVNVRVIGGLIFICLSPNPPDDIDEVAAVVEPYLRGHDIAGTKVAAQVDLIEDSNWKLVMENNRECYHCEAGHPELTCTFFPTYGYEPEEIPKRLQPAYQRFLDAEAQLHANCDRNGLPYALVEELSGRPTGFRIERAALDGQGESYTMDGSAASAKLLGDLDTFVLGRASLHVQPNMWFHAMGDHVVTFSLLPLAEDKTLVRTTWLVHADAEEGVDYDLDNLTTVWIKTNEQDATFCERGHLGISSPAYEPGPYAPTESQVDDFVTWYIERLKAHRDALVSRAWSTGVRPTGSQAAGARANETRTEASSS
- a CDS encoding hybrid-cluster NAD(P)-dependent oxidoreductase is translated as MRYRHSTFTSQRAGAAASAAGNPDTAMPLSKATFRVPAKTGRTWADWPAQAAPIAPAASGPVPAHPAAITPVEPPAQTGQLAVVAETPLDPELLTGPVEVTGITQVTRDVKTFELRAGWMSVVDFAPGQYVTMRIPELGLERCYSISSAPFGTNIFTITVKRVAGGAVSTHLHDFVQVGDHLHVDGPYGLFSTNFHQAERHLFLSAGSGITPIMAMVRSLLARQGGYGTDIAFVHSASTPVDIIFRAELEQLAEVAGVSVTILCSRDGESETWAGRRGRIDADTLAEAVPDAADRETFVCGPGPYMDAVRPLLAEAGVPQARTHEESFVFATSPADRLARAEARAEAAGGVAGVTGVCHSVEFTVSGRVVDCDESTTVLDSALDAGLSMPSSCSEGACGTCKSVLVSGEVEMKHAGGIRPKEIAAGMFLPCCSTPLTDLVVER
- a CDS encoding ABC transporter substrate-binding protein; this translates as MMRTRFGAMTAALCACLLVLAGCGSGGEKTVRPGGDLVFARAADATTLLPPTTTQNEDIWTLQQVYETLTLNKPDGTGVEPGLATDWEESEDKLSWTFHLREGVKFHSGKELDADDVVFSLNYARDQEDENNLWAAEFDPIKDVKKVDDSTVRIDLSQPWGPLPSYMALFAASIYPDDFGGHDAEYMAAHADGTGPFKVDKWNKGQSLKLVKNPDYWEKGVPSLDSVTFNVVSEDNTRRLQLLGGQADINQEPAPLSMSQLSRSQDINAQAFTSTKILYFNLNNKEKGLDDPKLRRAMSYAIDRESIVEVVYAGYAEPATSFISPGLSGHSDDVDSSQFDMEKAKQLVKESDHPDGIDITIQIPSGVPDRELLAQIAQQAWQDIGLRVRVQKLDDATLTTNRTNGDFQVQVSYATSDVSDTSQMINFLAITDDSGIRSGYANPQVEKWAEEAVAEEDPDKQNELYAEIQQKVADEAPIVPIAYQKALYGMSRDVVDFQPYVLGTYGLKETKLKH
- a CDS encoding ABC transporter ATP-binding protein, with the protein product MPILEVDSLTVDIDGEAGRRRILDDVSISLEAGEPMGLVGESGSGKSMTLRSILGMLPPGATVVDGEIRFQGRNILSSGPGGRFDQRIRGTGISMVFQEPAIALNPVLKVGRQITDAIAERRGLSKKQAHDLAVELLDRVGIADPDRRASNYPFQLSGGMRQRVMIAAALAQEPQVLLCDEPTTALDVTIQAQVLDLFRSMQQDEGLGLLYVTHDLAVVAQLCSSISVMKDGRIIERGELQKIFDDPQEEYTRRLLAATPRIDDTVAEETR